A window of Pseudodesulfovibrio hydrargyri contains these coding sequences:
- a CDS encoding cytochrome ubiquinol oxidase subunit I — protein MIFPLIHVPALGDGMTIALNAVLHVLISHGVAIGMTILIVIFQNLGATGRGGFWEETARTLLKPVVIVTTSVGAVTGVGIWFITGILAPEGIGSLIHLFFWPWFIEWWAFTTEVVLLLIYYFLWDRLAQRRPRLLMALGWAYVAVALSSAVLISGILGFMLTPDGWPQGGTFSQAYFNPTFVPQFMLRISAGIVLGALLVLGWTAWRFKGAAHERGRVLRLTGLVMLAAMGSTALFAWIYFSRIPMTYLTHWKFSVATSAWSQVPNLLPALNTVAVACLALAAVAGLLKRRRTSMLLFLPALLLAVGMVAEFERVREFVRGPYLLPGYMYANQTRMVRQQAAMAQGRPLAPSMNWVNAATDNAPEAQLGRALFDANCGVCHTIGGINDITVRLQGRTLESVNALTSITESMVPFMTPFNGSEQERLIMSAYLYSLANKDTLPRPQLQGEVK, from the coding sequence ATGATCTTCCCCCTGATCCACGTCCCGGCCCTGGGCGACGGCATGACCATCGCCCTGAACGCCGTGCTCCACGTGCTCATCAGCCACGGGGTGGCCATCGGCATGACCATCCTCATCGTCATATTCCAGAACCTCGGGGCAACGGGCCGAGGCGGCTTCTGGGAGGAGACCGCGCGCACCCTGCTCAAACCGGTGGTCATCGTGACCACCTCGGTGGGCGCGGTGACCGGCGTGGGCATCTGGTTCATCACCGGCATCCTCGCGCCCGAAGGCATCGGCTCGCTCATCCACCTCTTCTTCTGGCCATGGTTCATCGAATGGTGGGCCTTCACCACCGAGGTCGTCCTTCTGCTCATCTACTACTTCCTCTGGGACCGCCTGGCCCAACGCCGCCCGCGCCTGCTCATGGCGCTCGGCTGGGCCTACGTGGCCGTGGCCCTGAGCTCCGCCGTGCTCATCTCCGGCATCCTCGGGTTCATGCTCACCCCGGACGGTTGGCCCCAGGGCGGAACCTTTTCCCAGGCCTACTTCAACCCGACCTTCGTGCCCCAGTTCATGCTGCGCATCTCGGCGGGCATCGTCCTGGGCGCGCTGCTCGTCCTCGGCTGGACCGCATGGCGGTTCAAGGGCGCGGCCCATGAGCGCGGCCGGGTCCTCCGCCTGACCGGCCTGGTCATGCTCGCGGCCATGGGCTCCACGGCCCTGTTCGCCTGGATCTACTTCTCGCGCATCCCCATGACCTACCTGACCCACTGGAAGTTCTCGGTGGCCACCTCGGCCTGGTCCCAGGTGCCGAACCTGCTGCCCGCGCTCAACACCGTGGCCGTGGCCTGCCTGGCCCTGGCCGCCGTGGCCGGACTGCTCAAACGGCGCAGGACCTCCATGCTCCTGTTCCTGCCCGCCCTGCTCCTGGCCGTGGGCATGGTCGCCGAGTTCGAGCGGGTCCGCGAGTTCGTGCGCGGCCCCTACCTCCTGCCCGGCTACATGTACGCCAACCAGACGCGCATGGTCCGCCAGCAGGCCGCCATGGCGCAGGGCCGCCCGCTGGCGCCGTCCATGAACTGGGTCAACGCCGCCACGGACAACGCGCCGGAGGCCCAACTGGGCCGCGCCCTGTTCGACGCCAACTGCGGGGTCTGCCACACCATCGGCGGGATCAACGACATCACCGTGCGGCTGCAAGGACGGACCCTGGAGAGCGTCAACGCCCTGACCTCCATCACCGAGAGCATGGTCCCGTTCATGACCCCGTTCAACGGGTCCGAACAGGAACGGCTGATCATGTCCGCCTACCTCTATTCACTGGCCAACAAGGACACCCTGCCCCGGCCGCAACTCCAAGGGGAGGTCAAGTGA
- a CDS encoding lytic transglycosylase domain-containing protein: MRVFNYAYLLAMGLLIASLAAGCAPKAPQETAPPVEEQVTENLVPEDAEALEPEIEAAPEVAPGEDLTQTEQAVLNQRFGLLFDLEQHESDEVELFFTYYNHKARKTMARWLERSQPYLPYVRRVFTKYGLPQDLVLLPFVESGYNVRAYSWAGAGGMWQFMRGTGRLYGLQSDWWIDERRDPYKATDAAARHLKDLYDKFGDWYLALAAYNAGEGKIARALKQANCDDFFELTEKNRKLSRRNRLKRETQHYVPKFIAISKIFQNLDTLGFEPVSWDMEYDITSVKVPGGTDLLALARAGGMSWKEFHDMNPAFRRQVSPPHMEATAYLPANKADKMIAYLSEPGAQPYAGYIRYRVRSGDSWWRISRRYNVPINVLKSVNNTRSNNLQPGAYVMVPGGGSSHTAIASASAPSSSSTSSAAKTRAIAAQRGNYVVRSGDTLWSIAQSFNTTVSTLRKSNGLRSSRLKIGQKLYIPNSSSVATKQAVKDAEKVKTQVVQYKVRRGDNLYSISRKFGVKVSDLCHWNAISTKTTIYAGQKLKVYVQ; encoded by the coding sequence TTGAGAGTTTTCAACTATGCTTATTTACTTGCGATGGGCCTGCTCATCGCGAGCCTGGCCGCAGGCTGTGCGCCCAAGGCGCCCCAGGAAACGGCCCCGCCCGTAGAGGAACAGGTCACCGAGAACCTCGTGCCCGAGGATGCCGAGGCGCTCGAACCCGAGATCGAGGCCGCTCCCGAAGTGGCTCCGGGCGAGGACCTGACCCAGACCGAACAGGCCGTGCTCAACCAGCGCTTCGGCCTGCTGTTCGACCTGGAGCAGCACGAGAGCGATGAAGTCGAGCTCTTCTTCACCTATTACAACCACAAGGCGCGCAAGACCATGGCCCGGTGGCTGGAACGTTCCCAGCCCTACCTGCCCTACGTGCGCCGCGTCTTCACCAAGTACGGGCTGCCCCAGGACCTGGTCCTGCTGCCCTTTGTCGAATCCGGCTACAACGTCCGGGCCTATTCCTGGGCCGGGGCCGGCGGCATGTGGCAGTTCATGCGCGGCACGGGCCGACTGTACGGGCTCCAGTCCGACTGGTGGATCGACGAACGCCGCGACCCCTACAAGGCCACGGACGCGGCGGCCCGCCATCTGAAGGATCTGTACGACAAGTTCGGCGACTGGTACCTGGCCCTGGCTGCGTACAACGCGGGCGAAGGCAAGATCGCCCGTGCTCTGAAACAGGCCAATTGCGACGATTTCTTCGAGCTGACCGAGAAGAACCGCAAGCTCTCCCGCCGCAACCGCTTGAAACGGGAAACCCAGCACTACGTCCCCAAGTTCATTGCCATTTCCAAGATTTTCCAGAACCTCGACACCCTCGGCTTCGAGCCCGTGTCCTGGGACATGGAATACGACATCACCTCGGTCAAGGTGCCCGGCGGCACCGACCTGCTCGCCCTGGCCCGCGCCGGGGGCATGTCCTGGAAGGAATTCCACGACATGAACCCCGCCTTCCGCCGCCAGGTCAGCCCGCCGCACATGGAGGCCACCGCCTACCTGCCCGCGAACAAGGCCGACAAGATGATCGCCTACCTGAGCGAGCCCGGCGCGCAGCCCTACGCGGGCTACATCCGCTACCGCGTGCGTTCCGGCGACTCCTGGTGGCGCATCTCCCGCCGTTACAACGTGCCCATCAACGTGCTCAAGAGCGTGAACAACACCCGCTCCAACAACCTGCAGCCCGGCGCCTACGTCATGGTGCCCGGCGGGGGATCGAGCCACACCGCGATCGCGTCGGCCTCCGCGCCGTCTTCCTCCTCGACCTCGTCCGCGGCCAAGACCCGGGCCATCGCCGCCCAGCGCGGCAACTACGTGGTCCGCTCCGGCGACACCCTGTGGTCCATCGCCCAGTCGTTCAACACCACGGTGTCCACCCTGCGCAAATCCAACGGATTGCGCTCCAGCCGCCTCAAGATCGGCCAGAAGCTCTACATCCCCAACAGCTCCAGCGTGGCCACCAAACAGGCCGTCAAGGACGCCGAAAAGGTCAAGACCCAAGTGGTCCAGTACAAGGTCCGGCGCGGCGACAACCTCTATTCCATCTCCCGCAAGTTCGGCGTCAAGGTCTCCGACCTCTGCCACTGGAACGCCATCAGCACCAAAACCACCATCTACGCGGGCCAGAAACTCAAGGTCTACGTCCAGTAA
- a CDS encoding substrate-binding periplasmic protein, translated as MKKCLLACLLVLFAATARAEDPLRLLADRDFAPYSMVIDGVPSGIDVDVFTEAARRAGLEIEIQARPLETVLERVQNGRCDGALALFRSPGRERYALFMEATPIHYSDYVLFTKVGAKFPFNSYQDLAGKVIGLAAGLDLGPEFAAARAKGDMLVKEYPDQRAILAGLLGGEIDAFAGNIDVTYYRLKAMGLTSSVVYLNRKLLTGKPSYAVLSRAAKRQDKEEIIQALEKALDQMAKDGTYNAIARRYLLRF; from the coding sequence ATGAAAAAATGCCTGCTCGCCTGTCTGCTCGTCCTGTTCGCCGCCACCGCCCGGGCAGAAGACCCGCTCCGTTTGCTGGCGGACAGGGATTTCGCGCCCTATTCCATGGTCATCGACGGCGTGCCCTCGGGCATCGACGTGGATGTCTTCACCGAGGCCGCCCGCCGGGCCGGGCTTGAAATCGAAATCCAGGCCAGGCCCCTGGAAACCGTCCTGGAAAGGGTTCAGAACGGCCGCTGCGACGGCGCGCTCGCCCTGTTCCGCAGCCCGGGCCGCGAACGCTACGCGCTGTTCATGGAAGCCACCCCGATCCACTACAGCGACTACGTGCTCTTTACCAAGGTCGGTGCCAAATTTCCGTTCAATTCCTACCAGGATCTGGCGGGCAAGGTCATCGGCCTGGCCGCCGGGCTCGACCTCGGACCGGAGTTCGCCGCCGCCCGCGCCAAGGGCGACATGCTCGTCAAGGAATACCCGGACCAACGGGCCATCCTCGCCGGACTGCTCGGCGGCGAGATCGACGCCTTTGCCGGCAATATCGACGTCACCTACTACCGGCTCAAGGCCATGGGCCTGACCAGCTCCGTGGTCTACCTCAACCGCAAGCTCCTGACCGGCAAGCCCTCTTACGCCGTGCTCTCCCGGGCCGCCAAACGCCAGGACAAGGAAGAGATCATCCAGGCCCTGGAAAAAGCCCTGGACCAGATGGCCAAGGACGGCACCTACAACGCCATCGCCCGGCGCTACCTCCTGCGCTTCTAG
- a CDS encoding HD-GYP domain-containing protein, protein MGNFSVYLWQGGDFVLYTSSGQKFTTRHRQNLHKNGIKEVYVQGSERAEYEKYIERNLGGILLDETLPIEARSRIFFEATTVVLQDVFDRKLPSALRARHLDRITEIVRNSIKFLAKDNSLSAVAPFISHDYKTYTHCMHVFVYSVALFQTFEMTESEVFEYGLGALLHDVGKAKIPKRILNKRGPLTTAEREIIKEHPVHGVSMCAHLPMTQNTINCILFHHETMDGSGYPAGIRGDNVPLAVRIISLSDIYDALTSDRPYAEAMEPYEALSLIRNEMRENVDMNVFKRFVAVLSGAEII, encoded by the coding sequence TTGGGGAACTTCTCCGTCTACCTCTGGCAGGGTGGGGACTTCGTCCTTTACACTTCTTCGGGCCAGAAATTCACCACCCGCCACCGCCAGAACCTGCACAAGAACGGGATCAAGGAAGTGTACGTCCAGGGTTCGGAGCGGGCCGAGTACGAGAAGTACATCGAGCGCAACCTGGGCGGGATCCTGCTGGACGAGACCCTGCCCATCGAGGCGCGCTCGAGGATATTTTTCGAGGCCACCACAGTGGTCCTGCAGGACGTGTTCGACCGCAAGCTGCCGAGCGCGCTACGGGCCCGGCACCTGGACCGCATCACCGAGATCGTACGCAATTCCATCAAGTTCCTGGCCAAGGACAACTCCCTGTCCGCCGTGGCCCCGTTCATCTCGCACGACTACAAGACATACACCCACTGCATGCACGTCTTCGTCTATTCCGTGGCCCTGTTCCAGACCTTCGAGATGACCGAGAGCGAGGTCTTCGAATACGGGCTGGGCGCGCTGCTGCACGACGTGGGCAAGGCCAAGATTCCCAAGCGCATCCTGAACAAGCGCGGGCCGCTGACCACGGCGGAACGCGAAATCATCAAGGAGCACCCGGTGCACGGGGTGTCCATGTGCGCGCACCTGCCCATGACCCAGAACACGATCAACTGCATCCTGTTTCATCACGAGACCATGGACGGCTCGGGCTACCCGGCGGGCATCCGGGGCGACAACGTGCCCTTGGCGGTGCGCATCATTTCCCTGTCCGACATCTACGACGCCCTGACCTCGGACCGCCCCTATGCCGAAGCCATGGAACCCTACGAGGCCCTCTCCCTCATACGCAACGAGATGCGGGAGAATGTCGACATGAATGTCTTCAAGCGGTTTGTTGCAGTACTGAGCGGCGCTGAGATAATTTAA
- a CDS encoding EAL and HDOD domain-containing protein, which yields MQDKTEPFESMFIARQPVFRPDESVWGYELLFRAGRDNVAVISDESQATASVIADGLALATEGMDHAAKILINFPEKLLVDDAGFALPKERCVVEILENVRPSKETLAAARRLKDAGYTLAVDDFFGQDELRPFVELADIVKMDILALDADPKRIREGMAGLPGDVTLLAEKVEDNETFRTLRDMGFSLFQGFFFSRPEIIPGRKLTAAETTKLQVLGELARPDFEPARLAAILRSDPSLTYRLFRYINSVGIGLAHKITSAKRALDMMGTIQSKQWLRSAVIADLNPSPKAAELAYMAVHRAKFLESICSSSNRAVCEPDTLFMTGLFSLLDAMLGMNMHDIIKSLPLEESVVQALDGNGDLYDLLRLAASYERGQWGETAQRLRKLSLDSFQAELLYIQSRSWAQKMLGYSKAE from the coding sequence ATGCAGGACAAGACCGAACCGTTTGAATCCATGTTCATCGCGCGGCAGCCGGTCTTCCGGCCGGACGAGTCCGTATGGGGGTACGAACTGCTCTTTCGCGCGGGCCGGGACAACGTGGCCGTCATCAGTGACGAGTCCCAGGCCACGGCCTCGGTCATCGCCGACGGCCTGGCCCTGGCCACCGAGGGCATGGATCACGCGGCCAAAATCCTCATCAACTTCCCGGAAAAGCTGCTCGTGGACGACGCCGGTTTCGCCCTGCCCAAGGAACGGTGCGTGGTCGAGATCCTGGAGAACGTCCGGCCCTCCAAGGAGACCCTGGCCGCCGCCCGGCGTCTCAAGGACGCGGGCTACACCCTGGCCGTGGACGACTTCTTCGGCCAGGACGAACTGCGCCCCTTCGTGGAGCTGGCCGACATCGTCAAGATGGACATCCTGGCCCTGGACGCGGATCCGAAGCGCATCAGGGAAGGAATGGCCGGACTGCCCGGCGACGTGACACTGCTGGCCGAAAAGGTCGAGGACAACGAGACCTTCAGAACCTTGCGCGACATGGGCTTCTCCCTGTTCCAGGGGTTCTTCTTCAGCCGTCCGGAAATCATCCCCGGCCGCAAGCTGACCGCGGCCGAGACCACCAAGCTCCAGGTCCTCGGCGAACTGGCCAGGCCGGACTTCGAGCCCGCGCGCCTGGCCGCCATCCTGCGTTCCGATCCGAGCCTGACCTACCGCCTGTTCCGCTACATCAACTCCGTGGGAATCGGCCTCGCCCACAAGATCACCTCGGCCAAGAGGGCCCTGGACATGATGGGCACGATCCAGTCCAAACAATGGCTGCGCAGCGCGGTCATCGCCGACCTCAACCCTTCGCCCAAGGCCGCGGAACTGGCCTACATGGCCGTACACCGGGCCAAGTTTCTGGAGTCCATCTGCTCCAGCTCCAACCGGGCCGTGTGCGAGCCCGACACCCTGTTCATGACCGGCCTCTTCTCCCTGCTCGACGCCATGCTCGGCATGAACATGCACGACATCATCAAGTCCCTGCCCCTGGAGGAATCCGTGGTCCAGGCCTTGGACGGCAACGGGGATCTCTACGACCTCCTGCGCCTGGCCGCCAGCTACGAGCGCGGCCAGTGGGGCGAAACCGCCCAGCGCCTCAGAAAACTCTCCCTGGACTCCTTCCAGGCCGAACTGCTCTACATCCAGTCCCGCAGCTGGGCCCAGAAGATGCTCGGCTACTCCAAGGCCGAATAA
- a CDS encoding c-type cytochrome translates to MAPWQDLFLALPLPEIWLRILLFVTFGLHLLFVLLMLGTAMLGFIYFLNDCCSGSRVEMGWNQRVVKSHLGLKSLAVVLGVGPLLIIQVIYSLGFFTATGLQAFTWLSVIPLLILAFLAIELFEHKMLSRPWLAFVSGALGLGALLTVPAIFTGALSLMERPGEWSGFAAKALAPGSVYRPHWLFRYLHVLGAAIVFGAAFHLFFTAGQDSEKRARLRAWLFGSVLFQVAVGVPLLFTVADVFNWPVLSAVTLGSAAAMAVAWTLRPAPVMTLSDGTIQGGRALLLLLPVIFVSMLAARQFLQDSTLMPLHRQARTALARESADLARFQQPALDAFRVKLATVYDNGPTLYEKSCQPCHGAGGLGDGPAARRLLVRAEDIAAVRADRDYVRQVLLAGWPGSGMPYFTVFDKDKIDALLDQLDASFTLFGPTTVPRREVGQQARDLWKNTCATCHGATGQPSPFGLTLRPAPPDLSRFSLQPERSLQIITEGYPGTVMQPYRDLPEETRRDLVAISSNLRR, encoded by the coding sequence ATGGCGCCCTGGCAAGACCTCTTCCTCGCCCTGCCGCTGCCCGAAATCTGGCTGCGCATCCTGCTCTTCGTGACGTTTGGCCTGCACCTGCTCTTCGTCCTGCTCATGCTCGGCACGGCCATGCTCGGCTTCATCTACTTCCTAAACGATTGCTGCTCCGGCAGCCGGGTGGAAATGGGCTGGAATCAGCGCGTGGTCAAGTCCCACCTGGGCCTCAAGAGCCTGGCCGTGGTCCTGGGCGTGGGCCCGCTGCTGATCATCCAGGTCATCTACTCCCTGGGCTTCTTCACGGCCACGGGGCTGCAGGCCTTCACCTGGCTCTCCGTCATCCCCCTGCTCATCCTCGCCTTCCTGGCCATCGAGCTGTTCGAGCACAAGATGCTCTCCCGGCCGTGGCTGGCGTTTGTCAGCGGGGCCCTCGGCCTGGGCGCGCTGCTCACGGTCCCGGCCATCTTCACCGGGGCCCTGTCGCTCATGGAACGGCCCGGCGAGTGGTCCGGGTTCGCGGCCAAGGCGCTGGCCCCCGGTTCCGTCTACCGGCCGCACTGGCTCTTCCGCTACCTGCACGTGCTCGGCGCGGCCATCGTCTTCGGCGCGGCCTTCCACCTGTTCTTCACCGCCGGTCAGGACAGCGAAAAACGCGCCCGGCTGCGCGCCTGGCTGTTCGGCTCCGTCCTCTTCCAGGTGGCCGTGGGCGTGCCCCTGCTGTTCACCGTGGCCGACGTCTTCAACTGGCCCGTGCTGAGCGCCGTGACCCTCGGGTCCGCCGCGGCCATGGCCGTGGCCTGGACCCTGCGCCCGGCGCCGGTCATGACCCTGAGCGACGGGACCATCCAGGGCGGCCGCGCACTGCTCCTGCTCCTGCCGGTCATCTTCGTGTCCATGCTCGCCGCCCGCCAGTTCCTGCAGGATTCCACCCTCATGCCCCTGCACCGACAGGCCCGCACCGCCCTGGCCCGGGAATCCGCGGACCTCGCCCGGTTCCAGCAACCGGCCCTGGACGCCTTCCGGGTCAAGCTGGCCACGGTCTACGACAACGGCCCGACCCTGTACGAGAAGAGCTGCCAACCCTGCCACGGCGCGGGCGGCCTGGGCGACGGTCCGGCCGCCAGGCGGCTGCTCGTGCGCGCCGAAGACATCGCCGCCGTGCGCGCGGACCGCGACTACGTGCGCCAGGTCCTCCTTGCCGGATGGCCCGGCTCGGGCATGCCCTACTTCACGGTCTTCGACAAAGACAAAATCGACGCACTGCTCGACCAGCTGGACGCTTCCTTCACCCTGTTCGGCCCGACCACCGTGCCCAGGCGCGAGGTCGGCCAACAGGCCCGCGACCTCTGGAAAAACACCTGCGCCACCTGCCACGGCGCGACCGGACAACCTTCCCCGTTCGGCCTCACCCTGCGGCCCGCGCCCCCGGACCTCAGCCGGTTCTCCCTGCAACCGGAACGATCCCTCCAGATCATCACCGAAGGCTACCCCGGCACCGTCATGCAACCCTACCGCGATCTGCCCGAGGAAACCCGCCGCGACCTGGTCGCCATCTCGTCCAACCTGCGGCGATAA
- a CDS encoding TrmH family RNA methyltransferase — translation MQDHGPDKKDSKIYIVGNKPVKELLLDSPQKVDFVAFRKGRRDQAMEEILELCRTGNVPYKSVTAKDLDYMYRGNHQGVAARCAALDYTPLEQLLEHAPEAPLPLIVALDQVQDTGNVGVLARTVHALGGAGLIVCQHHGAYLGAGAVRSSAGALNKLPVAKVGNLANAMKDCVNYDFTLYCARMTPDSDNVYTADLKTPAVLLLGNEEKGVRPGVAKFAHHSLHIPFLREFDSLNVAQAGAIIVSEFARRLG, via the coding sequence ATGCAAGATCATGGCCCGGACAAAAAAGATTCTAAAATCTACATAGTTGGCAACAAACCGGTCAAGGAACTCCTGCTGGATTCCCCGCAGAAGGTGGATTTCGTGGCCTTCCGCAAGGGGCGTCGCGACCAGGCCATGGAGGAGATTCTCGAGCTGTGCCGCACCGGCAACGTGCCCTACAAGTCCGTGACCGCCAAGGATTTGGACTACATGTACCGAGGCAATCACCAGGGCGTGGCCGCCCGTTGCGCGGCCCTGGACTACACCCCGCTCGAACAGCTCCTCGAACACGCCCCGGAAGCCCCCCTGCCGCTCATCGTCGCCCTGGACCAGGTCCAGGACACCGGCAACGTGGGCGTGCTCGCGCGCACCGTTCACGCCCTGGGCGGCGCGGGTCTCATCGTCTGCCAGCACCACGGCGCCTATCTCGGGGCCGGGGCCGTGCGTTCCTCGGCCGGCGCATTGAACAAGCTCCCGGTGGCCAAGGTCGGCAACCTGGCCAATGCCATGAAGGACTGCGTCAACTATGACTTCACCCTCTACTGCGCCCGCATGACCCCGGACTCAGACAACGTCTACACCGCCGACCTCAAAACCCCGGCGGTGCTCCTGCTCGGCAACGAGGAAAAAGGCGTCCGCCCGGGCGTCGCGAAGTTCGCCCACCACAGCCTGCACATCCCCTTCCTGCGCGAATTCGACTCCCTCAACGTGGCCCAGGCCGGAGCCATCATCGTTTCGGAATTCGCCAGACGGCTGGGATAA
- the murI gene encoding glutamate racemase → MKNQAKLPIGMFDSGVGGLTVLKALRERMPCEDVIYLGDTARLPYGTKSPQTVTRYGVQCGGELIKRGVKLLVVACNTASAVALDALRQANPGVPVIGVVEPGAHAACEATVNQAVAVIATESTIAGGAYQRAIHALRPQARIIGHPCPLFVALAEEGWTDGQVPEAVAARYLDPIFKPASGTGHPVIPDTLVLGCTHFPLLAPAIRNVVPTRTTIVDSAATTAETVYRELDRLHLGRPENGCGATRYLTTDDVPRFARTGSRFLGTPIAETDVELVDL, encoded by the coding sequence ATGAAGAATCAGGCGAAGTTGCCCATCGGCATGTTCGATTCGGGCGTGGGCGGACTGACCGTGCTCAAGGCGTTGCGCGAACGCATGCCGTGCGAGGACGTCATCTATCTCGGCGATACCGCGCGGCTGCCCTACGGGACCAAGTCGCCCCAGACCGTCACCCGCTACGGCGTGCAGTGCGGCGGCGAACTGATCAAACGCGGGGTCAAGCTGCTCGTGGTGGCCTGCAACACCGCCTCGGCCGTGGCCCTGGACGCCCTGCGCCAGGCCAACCCCGGCGTGCCCGTCATCGGCGTGGTCGAGCCCGGCGCGCACGCCGCCTGCGAGGCCACCGTGAACCAGGCCGTGGCGGTCATCGCCACGGAATCGACCATCGCGGGCGGGGCCTACCAGCGCGCCATCCACGCCCTCAGGCCCCAGGCCCGGATCATCGGCCACCCCTGCCCGCTGTTCGTGGCCCTGGCCGAGGAAGGCTGGACCGACGGCCAGGTGCCCGAAGCCGTGGCCGCCCGCTACCTCGACCCCATCTTCAAACCCGCGTCCGGCACCGGGCACCCCGTCATCCCCGACACCCTCGTGCTCGGCTGCACCCACTTCCCGCTGCTGGCCCCCGCCATCCGCAACGTGGTCCCGACCCGGACCACCATCGTGGACTCCGCCGCAACCACCGCCGAAACCGTGTACCGGGAACTCGACCGCCTGCACCTCGGCCGCCCTGAAAACGGCTGCGGCGCGACCCGCTACCTGACCACCGACGACGTCCCCCGCTTCGCCCGCACCGGCTCCCGCTTCCTGGGCACGCCCATCGCCGAGACCGACGTGGAATTGGTGGATTTGTAA
- a CDS encoding HD domain-containing protein, whose protein sequence is MAGSEMKLYDFVDPVDAECVRRETEDLTRAFFPGYDGRIFHRAFADVERLFAGRYPGYRASNTKYHNFEHTCSVVLASARLIYGAMTRDHRFSETDCLKGLLAALFHDVGLIQDVDDTQGTGAKHTVGHEERSIQFMRWYLNGTLDEQGIEDIADCIRCTILAMSPAKIVFRTENMRRMGHFTGTADLLAQIADRYYLEKLLLLFEEFQEAKLPGYGSALDLVLKTRSFYKDVARKRLDKEFRGADRYMLDYFRTRQQVDKDLYREAIDNNLAYLDKILAECGDDLDAFTARLRRNHGHEPFC, encoded by the coding sequence ATGGCAGGGTCCGAGATGAAGCTCTACGATTTTGTGGACCCGGTGGACGCCGAGTGCGTGCGCCGTGAGACCGAGGACCTCACGCGGGCGTTCTTCCCCGGCTACGACGGCCGGATATTCCACCGCGCCTTTGCCGACGTGGAGCGGCTCTTCGCGGGCCGCTATCCCGGATACCGGGCGAGCAACACCAAATACCACAACTTCGAGCACACCTGCTCCGTGGTCCTGGCCTCGGCGCGCCTGATCTACGGGGCCATGACCCGGGACCACCGCTTTTCCGAGACCGACTGCCTCAAGGGGCTTCTGGCCGCCCTGTTCCACGACGTGGGGCTCATCCAGGACGTGGACGACACCCAGGGCACCGGGGCCAAGCACACCGTGGGCCACGAGGAACGCTCCATCCAGTTCATGCGCTGGTACCTGAACGGGACCCTGGACGAACAGGGCATCGAGGACATCGCCGACTGCATCCGCTGCACCATCCTGGCCATGTCCCCGGCCAAGATCGTCTTCCGCACCGAAAACATGCGCAGAATGGGCCATTTCACAGGCACCGCCGACCTCCTGGCCCAGATCGCGGACCGCTACTACCTGGAAAAGCTCCTCCTGCTCTTCGAGGAGTTCCAGGAGGCCAAGCTGCCCGGCTACGGCAGCGCCCTGGACCTGGTGCTCAAGACCCGGTCCTTTTACAAGGACGTGGCCCGCAAAAGGCTGGACAAGGAGTTCCGGGGCGCGGACCGCTACATGCTCGACTATTTCCGAACGCGCCAGCAGGTGGACAAGGACCTCTACCGGGAGGCCATCGACAACAACCTGGCCTACCTGGACAAGATTCTGGCCGAATGCGGAGACGACCTGGACGCGTTCACGGCCAGACTTCGGCGCAACCACGGCCATGAGCCGTTCTGCTGA